The following DNA comes from Paenibacillus crassostreae.
GTCGCTTGAATCCCACAAGCTTCTGCTTGTACCCCTTGAGCACGACCTATCTCTTTCTCATCCTCAGTTACATAAGAGTTCAGAGCCATATTTTGTGATTTATAAGGTGCTGTACGGTATCCATCTTGCTTAAAAATACGGCATAACGCTGTTGTAATCACACTTTTCCCAACATCGGAAGCTGTTCCTTGCAACATGAGTACTGATCCATAGGACCCCTCTTTCATGACATGTGATTCAGACTTCTCCATAAGTTCCCCCCCTCTCACAAGTGATTGTATAATAGCACTAACATGAGCAATGCTACGACTTCTAGTAGTTCGTTAAGAGCACCATAGGTATCACCTGTTAATCCGCCTAACGTAGCATTCATCTTCCGTGCGACCCACATTCCTGTAGCCCATACACTTAGCGGTAGTGTAACCCACCCAAGAAGAGCTATCGTCCAAGTATATCTATCCATCATGATTAAGGGTGCGATCGAGGCTACAACTCCTGATAAGACTAATGCAATAACCAAAGTTGCCCCTATCTGCGCTTTATCCAATCCTATAAATTTCCCAGCTAATCCGTCCTTACCACGGGCCTTTGGCCATGATGACATGGCATGAACCATAAACCAACGACTCCAAATTAGGGGCAAGAGAAGTAGACCTGAACAGTCTAGACCATCTACGATCAATGAATAGATTAGAGAGAGCTTCAACATCAGCAGTAGCACACATGCGAGAACACCCATAGCCCCTACTCGGCTATCTTTCATGATCTCAAGGATTTGTTCTCGAGGTCGATAGCTCAGAATTCCATCCGCCGTGTCCATCCATCCATCCAAATGAAGTCCACCTGTAAGTCCAACCCATAGAATAAGAATCAACACCGCTGCTGGCAATGGTGGGAGCAAGAAGGTAAATCCTAAAGCCGCTATCCACACCACTAGTCCTATTGCTGCCCCCACGAGTGGATAAAACTTCACACTTTGGCGAAAAAGTGTATCAGAATAATCTAGATTTGCCCGTACGGGAAAACGTGATAGAAATTGAAAAGCGGCCGCAGCCGCTTGGATCCAGTTCCTCATAATATATACTCCCTACTCTTGAGTTCGATAGGGATACCTGCCGTTACCAAGAAAACCTGAGAACAACTCCTAGCTATCGCCTGATTCATGAACCCTGCCAAATCGCGATATAATCTTCCTAAAGGATATTCAGGCACAATCCCATCCCCCACTTCGTTGGTAACCATAATCAAGTTACCGGGGTATTGTCGTACTTGATTCACAAGAAGAAGAATTTCTTCTTTTACTTTCTCAGATCTATCCTTGTCATTTTCTACAGACAAAAGAACATTAGATAACCACAACGTTAGGCAGTCCACAAGAATAGTAGGTGCGCCTTCTTCGCTACTCAGACTTTGCGAATGCCAATCCCCTATTAGCTTTACCAGTTCAAATGGTTCCTCAACATTTCGCCATGGATAGTTAGCTTGAATTCGTTGCAGTTGATGAAGAGCAATCCGTTCCTTCATCTCATCATCGAAGGCTTGTGCTGTAGCCACATAGATGGCTTCCTGTGAAATAGACATACACAACTTCTCCGCAAAGCTACTCTTTCCACTTCTCGCTCCACCGGTAACAAGTGTGATCATTACTTCTGATCCTCCGATTCACCAGATATTCCTGCACTTTCGAATGTTGCCATCTCATTTATAATCCGGCAAGCTGCATCCACTAGATGTAGACACAACACTCCACCAGTGCCCTCACCTACGCGTAGATCTAATTCCAATACAGGGCGAAGACCTAGCTCTTGAAGCAATAATCGATGTCCTTGTTCGTGGGAAGCATGCGATACAATCATGTAATCAGCTGAAGTTGGATGAATAGCTTTAGCCAATAACGCTGCTGCACTCGAAATAAATCCATCGATAATAACCGGACATCCATGAACTGCTGATCCAAGAATAACACCTACTAATCCACCAATTTCCAGACCACCGACTTTAGCAAGCACGTCAATTGGATCAAGTGGATTAGGGGCGTTAACTTTCAAGGCTTGTTCAACAACACTGATCTTATGCAACAGGCGAGCGTCATCAATACCAGTCCCTCTCCCTACCGCATCCTTAACCGAAATATTCGTAAGTGCACAGGATACGGCTGAGCTTGCAGTCGTATTTCCAATGCCCATTTCTCCAGTTATAAATAATTGAACATCCCGTTTAACAGCATCTTCGACGACTTTCACACCAATAAGAATGGATTGAATTGCTTCTTCATAAGTCATGGCAGGACCTTGTGCCATATTAGCTGTACCATACCGAATTTTACGCGAAAGGAGGTCAGGGTGTGAGATCTCACTATTAACTCCGATATCCACACATACGACTTCTGCACCCGCTCCACGAGCAAGAACATTAACAGCCGCACCACCCGCAAGAAAATTATGGACCATTTGCGGAGTTACCTCTTGTGGAAAAGCACTTACGCCTTCCTCACATACCCCGTGATCACCAGCCATAATGATTACTTCTCTACGATCAAAGAAAGGTTTCACCTTTCCCGTAATGCCTGCAAGTTGTATCGCCATAGTCTCCAATTTACCAAGACTTCCAGGGGGAACCGTTAGATTACTGATATGTAATTTTGCTCTCTGAATCGCCTCTTGATCAAGACCACGAATTTCTCCGATTTGTTGCATAATAACCTGACTCATAGTTCATTACTCCTTTGATGGTTCAAAGTTAATGTTACTGCATGTTATTGACGGGAAAGAAGAATTTGTGGAACACCGTTTACCGGGTGCTTTACAACCGCTGGATCCACTTCATAGACTCGTCGAATATTATCCTCCGTTAAAATCTCATCTGGTGTTCCTACTCCAACAACTTCACCTTCTCGTAGTACTAAGAGTTTATCACAGAATTGGGCGGCCAAATTCAAGTCATGAAGTACTGCAACGATCGTAATTCCTGAATCTTGTCGCCAATTAGCAACCAATTCCATGAACTGAAGTTGATAATAAATATCTAAGAAAGATGTCGGCTCATCTAACAATAAGATTTGGGGCTCCTGCGCCATCACTTTACCGAGTGCGACACGTTGTCTTTGTCCTCCACTAAGTTCATCCAATGGTCGGTCACCTAAATCAGTCAGATGTAATCTATTCATAATGTCATCCACAAGCGCCGTAGTATTCTTGTTCTGCTCCCGTCCGAGCCAATCTTGAAATGGAAATCTACCCATTTCAACAATATCTCTAACCGGATAGTGGATAGCTGGAAGGCCATCCTGTTGAAGTACGGCAACCATCTGTGATAACTCACGTCGA
Coding sequences within:
- the cobU gene encoding bifunctional adenosylcobinamide kinase/adenosylcobinamide-phosphate guanylyltransferase, with translation MITLVTGGARSGKSSFAEKLCMSISQEAIYVATAQAFDDEMKERIALHQLQRIQANYPWRNVEEPFELVKLIGDWHSQSLSSEEGAPTILVDCLTLWLSNVLLSVENDKDRSEKVKEEILLLVNQVRQYPGNLIMVTNEVGDGIVPEYPLGRLYRDLAGFMNQAIARSCSQVFLVTAGIPIELKSREYIL
- the cobS gene encoding adenosylcobinamide-GDP ribazoletransferase, encoding MRNWIQAAAAAFQFLSRFPVRANLDYSDTLFRQSVKFYPLVGAAIGLVVWIAALGFTFLLPPLPAAVLILILWVGLTGGLHLDGWMDTADGILSYRPREQILEIMKDSRVGAMGVLACVLLLMLKLSLIYSLIVDGLDCSGLLLLPLIWSRWFMVHAMSSWPKARGKDGLAGKFIGLDKAQIGATLVIALVLSGVVASIAPLIMMDRYTWTIALLGWVTLPLSVWATGMWVARKMNATLGGLTGDTYGALNELLEVVALLMLVLLYNHL
- the cobT gene encoding nicotinate-nucleotide--dimethylbenzimidazole phosphoribosyltransferase, whose translation is MSQVIMQQIGEIRGLDQEAIQRAKLHISNLTVPPGSLGKLETMAIQLAGITGKVKPFFDRREVIIMAGDHGVCEEGVSAFPQEVTPQMVHNFLAGGAAVNVLARGAGAEVVCVDIGVNSEISHPDLLSRKIRYGTANMAQGPAMTYEEAIQSILIGVKVVEDAVKRDVQLFITGEMGIGNTTASSAVSCALTNISVKDAVGRGTGIDDARLLHKISVVEQALKVNAPNPLDPIDVLAKVGGLEIGGLVGVILGSAVHGCPVIIDGFISSAAALLAKAIHPTSADYMIVSHASHEQGHRLLLQELGLRPVLELDLRVGEGTGGVLCLHLVDAACRIINEMATFESAGISGESEDQK
- a CDS encoding ABC transporter ATP-binding protein, whose protein sequence is MIEVNEVSKTYGDLSALQNVSWTIEEGEWWGIIGPNGSGKSTLLQLISGVDKISSGELKIRGRHVSKYNRRELSQMVAVLQQDGLPAIHYPVRDIVEMGRFPFQDWLGREQNKNTTALVDDIMNRLHLTDLGDRPLDELSGGQRQRVALGKVMAQEPQILLLDEPTSFLDIYYQLQFMELVANWRQDSGITIVAVLHDLNLAAQFCDKLLVLREGEVVGVGTPDEILTEDNIRRVYEVDPAVVKHPVNGVPQILLSRQ